In Bradyrhizobium sp. WBOS07, the genomic window CGCCGATCGAGCCCTATTGGTCGGTGGTGAAGTACAACGACATCATGCATGTCGACACCAATCACGGCATCTTCTCCTCGGATTCGACGCTCGGCGGCATCTCGATCCGAGACGTGCCGCAAGGCTACGACTGGCCGAGCTTCATCGCGATGGACCAGCCCAGGCATTCGGCGCAGCGCAAGACGGTGTCGCCGATGTTCACGCCGACGCATCTGGACGAGCTCGCCAAGCTGATCCGCCAGCGCTCGCAGACCGTGCTGGACAATCTGCCGCGCAACGAGACCTTCAACTTCGTCGAGCGCGTCTCGATCGAGCTGACGACGCAGATGCTGGCGACCTTGTTCGACTTCCCCTGGGAGGAGCGGCGCAAGCTGACGCGCTGGTCGGACGTCTCGACCGCGCTGCCCAAGAGCGGCATCGTCGCCTCCGCCGAAGAGCGCCGCCGCGAGATGGACGAGTGCTACGCCTACATGTCGAGGCTGTGGAACGAGCGCGTCAACTCGGAGCCGCGCAACGATCTGCTGTCGCTGATGGCCCATAACGACGCCACGCGCCACATGGATCCCGACAACCTCATGGGCAACATCATCCTGCTCATCGTCGGCGGCAACGACACCACGCGCAACACCATGACCGGCTCGGTGCTGGCGCTGAACGAGAACCCGGAGCAGTACGACAAGCTGCGCGCCAATCCGGAGCTGATCGACTCCATGGTGCCCGAGGTGATCCGCTGGCAGACGCCGCTGGCGCATATGCGGCGCACCGCGCTGGTGGACACCGAGATCGGCGGCAAGCCGATCCGCAAGGGCGACCGCGTCGTGATGTGGTACGTCTCCGGCAACCGCGACGAGGAGATGTTCGACAGGCCGAACGAGTTCATCATCGACCGTCCGCGCCCGCGCACCCATCTCTCCTTCGGCTTCGGCATCCACCGCTGCGTCGGCATGCGCCTCGCCGAGCTGCAGCTCAAGATCGTCTGGGAGGAGATGCTGAAGCGCTTCGACCGCATCGAGGTGGTCGGCGAGCCCAAGCGGATCTATTCCAGCTTCATCAAGGGCTATGAGACGCTGCCGGTGCGGATTCCGGGGTAGGCGCGCTACTACGAAGGCT contains:
- a CDS encoding cytochrome P450 encodes the protein MNIQAPVKVDKAERMRRAREEAYATPLSQFHPGAPRLFQDDTLWPWFERLRKEEPVHYCTNAPIEPYWSVVKYNDIMHVDTNHGIFSSDSTLGGISIRDVPQGYDWPSFIAMDQPRHSAQRKTVSPMFTPTHLDELAKLIRQRSQTVLDNLPRNETFNFVERVSIELTTQMLATLFDFPWEERRKLTRWSDVSTALPKSGIVASAEERRREMDECYAYMSRLWNERVNSEPRNDLLSLMAHNDATRHMDPDNLMGNIILLIVGGNDTTRNTMTGSVLALNENPEQYDKLRANPELIDSMVPEVIRWQTPLAHMRRTALVDTEIGGKPIRKGDRVVMWYVSGNRDEEMFDRPNEFIIDRPRPRTHLSFGFGIHRCVGMRLAELQLKIVWEEMLKRFDRIEVVGEPKRIYSSFIKGYETLPVRIPG